One Nostoc punctiforme PCC 73102 DNA window includes the following coding sequences:
- a CDS encoding NUDIX hydrolase — protein sequence MELPNGKIIDDYFVSIKPDVAMVLPITTNRQIIFVRQYRHAVGEFFLELPAGNFDPTTESAEVAAIREFTEETGYISQEFRKIGTLYDKPSKDTNQIHLFLAENVSKIGEQQLDITEEIEVVFIPVESVLDKIAQGEISVAGTVAALFLGLKLLTY from the coding sequence ATAGAATTGCCCAATGGGAAAATTATAGATGATTATTTTGTCAGTATTAAGCCTGATGTTGCGATGGTTTTACCTATCACTACTAATAGACAAATTATTTTTGTCCGCCAATATAGACACGCAGTGGGTGAATTTTTCTTAGAACTACCAGCAGGAAATTTCGATCCTACAACAGAGAGTGCAGAAGTGGCAGCAATTAGAGAATTTACAGAAGAAACTGGTTATATATCCCAAGAATTTAGAAAAATCGGAACTTTATACGATAAGCCGAGTAAAGATACTAATCAAATACATTTATTTCTAGCAGAGAATGTTAGCAAAATTGGAGAGCAACAACTGGATATTACCGAAGAGATTGAAGTTGTATTTATCCCTGTAGAATCAGTTTTAGATAAAATTGCCCAAGGTGAAATTTCTGTTGCAGGAACCGTTGCGGCTCTTTTTTTAGGTTTGAAACTTCTCACTTATTAA
- a CDS encoding Mu transposase C-terminal domain-containing protein, protein MLSDQEFNDWCRGVNLPQEARQLISQIRASEPIRRVKSSGINVRGDYASRKMGKTIQFESHKIELPGVEEYEEDADVLEYYDQAYQITLEFPSSSGEIIKASHIPDFFVIRKRSAGFEEWKPESRLEKLAAKQSQRYMRSEDGQWLNLPAVAYAEKLGLYYRIRLDTEIDWIKYRNRLFLKAYTTEDYQIDPEIAENLVKLISLNPGISYWEMIHTQQSNPDDINALIATKKIYINLSAAPLAEPEKVQLFRDQEIAVAYVQMIKSQPNNGTILNILDVKPNQLEPKTHNQVKMSPKAMERFLRASPEDLAEANRRYEVIEPYLNDSYRDKETVPQRTIRRWKAKFIAAQKAYKCGYIGLLNNSNARGNRLPRISQSSQDFIDKIIEEYYETFQQRSKLAVYGILAREWEKAGLTDKLPSYATFCSRIQHRSGYRQTKKRKGNRAAYQQSLLYWELKLTTPCHGDRPFEIAHIDHTQLDIELVCSRTGYLLGRPWATLLIDAYSRRILAVYLTFDEPSYRSCMMVLRICVQRFEKLPETIVVDGGTEFSSTYFETLLAAFECTKKQRPAAKARFGSIIERIFGTTNTEFFYNLRGNTQITKNVRQVTKSNNPKNQAVWTLDQLYENFCSYCYEFYDCREHPTLGQSPRQTFMSGLNSSGYRPQKQIIYDDNFKIFTLPSTPKGTAKVQPSRGVKINYLYYWSIDDSFIRPEIEGTNVPIRYDPFDMGTAYAYVKGRWIRCISEHYKSFQNRSEKEVNIASTQLRRKRQKHAQRITLSAQEKATYLEGTEAQETLLLQRLHDLAQQDIWVLIEKSSVIESKLSKHNYSANVQDVDKNILAGSESIKKPKSSAKKLIDLTKIEAYNTEELW, encoded by the coding sequence ATGTTGAGCGACCAAGAGTTTAATGATTGGTGTCGCGGCGTAAATTTACCACAAGAGGCTAGGCAATTAATTTCCCAAATCCGTGCCTCTGAACCAATTCGGCGAGTCAAAAGCAGTGGTATAAATGTCCGGGGCGACTACGCCAGTCGCAAAATGGGAAAAACTATTCAATTTGAGTCCCATAAAATTGAATTGCCAGGTGTAGAGGAGTACGAAGAAGACGCAGATGTACTCGAATACTACGACCAAGCATATCAAATTACTCTAGAATTCCCCTCAAGCAGTGGGGAAATAATCAAAGCTTCGCATATACCAGACTTTTTCGTAATTCGGAAGCGGAGTGCAGGTTTTGAAGAGTGGAAACCAGAATCAAGATTAGAAAAATTAGCAGCTAAACAATCACAACGTTATATGCGTTCAGAAGATGGGCAGTGGTTAAACCTGCCAGCAGTTGCTTATGCAGAAAAATTAGGACTGTATTACCGAATTCGGTTAGATACAGAAATTGATTGGATTAAATACAGAAATCGACTATTTCTCAAAGCCTATACTACTGAAGATTACCAAATTGACCCAGAAATAGCTGAAAATTTGGTGAAGTTAATTAGCTTAAATCCGGGCATAAGTTATTGGGAAATGATTCATACTCAACAGAGCAATCCTGATGACATAAATGCTTTAATAGCTACAAAAAAAATTTACATTAATTTGAGTGCCGCACCCTTAGCAGAGCCAGAAAAAGTACAGCTTTTCCGTGACCAAGAAATCGCGGTAGCTTATGTACAAATGATAAAATCGCAACCGAATAATGGAACGATTCTGAATATTTTAGATGTTAAACCCAATCAACTGGAACCTAAAACTCATAATCAAGTAAAAATGTCTCCAAAAGCAATGGAGCGTTTTTTGAGAGCTAGTCCTGAAGACTTGGCAGAAGCTAACCGAAGATATGAAGTAATTGAACCTTATCTTAATGACAGTTATAGAGATAAAGAAACTGTTCCACAACGTACTATTCGCAGATGGAAGGCTAAGTTTATAGCAGCACAAAAGGCGTACAAATGTGGTTATATTGGGCTGCTAAATAACTCTAATGCTAGAGGCAATCGCTTACCCAGAATTTCTCAATCGTCTCAAGATTTCATTGACAAAATAATTGAAGAATATTATGAAACTTTTCAACAAAGAAGCAAACTAGCTGTTTATGGAATTCTAGCAAGAGAATGGGAGAAAGCAGGTCTAACAGATAAGCTGCCTAGCTACGCTACATTTTGTTCTAGAATTCAACATCGTTCTGGTTATAGGCAAACAAAAAAACGTAAGGGAAACAGAGCAGCTTATCAACAATCTTTATTGTATTGGGAGTTGAAATTAACCACACCATGTCATGGCGACCGTCCATTTGAGATAGCACACATTGACCATACGCAACTGGATATTGAGTTAGTATGCTCCCGAACAGGTTATCTTCTTGGTAGACCTTGGGCAACTCTGTTAATCGATGCTTACAGCCGACGTATTCTCGCAGTTTACCTAACTTTTGACGAGCCAAGCTACCGTAGTTGCATGATGGTATTAAGAATCTGCGTACAGCGATTTGAGAAATTACCAGAGACAATAGTTGTTGACGGTGGGACAGAATTTAGTAGTACATACTTTGAGACCTTGTTAGCGGCTTTTGAATGTACCAAAAAGCAGCGACCAGCTGCGAAAGCCAGATTTGGTTCAATTATTGAACGTATTTTTGGAACTACAAATACAGAGTTTTTTTATAATCTTAGAGGCAACACTCAAATTACTAAGAATGTCCGCCAAGTCACGAAATCAAATAATCCCAAAAATCAAGCTGTTTGGACACTAGATCAACTCTACGAAAACTTTTGTTCATATTGTTACGAATTCTATGATTGCAGAGAACATCCAACATTAGGACAAAGCCCACGTCAAACTTTTATGTCAGGGCTAAATTCAAGTGGTTATCGCCCTCAGAAACAGATTATTTATGATGATAATTTTAAGATTTTTACCTTACCTTCTACACCTAAAGGAACTGCAAAAGTTCAACCAAGTAGAGGCGTGAAAATTAATTATCTCTACTATTGGTCAATTGATGATTCGTTCATAAGACCAGAAATTGAAGGAACTAATGTACCTATTCGTTACGACCCTTTTGATATGGGGACTGCTTATGCTTACGTTAAGGGACGTTGGATACGCTGTATTTCTGAACATTACAAATCCTTCCAAAATCGTTCCGAAAAAGAAGTGAACATAGCCAGCACACAATTACGTCGAAAAAGGCAGAAACACGCTCAAAGAATTACTCTATCTGCCCAAGAAAAAGCTACATATTTAGAAGGAACTGAAGCCCAAGAAACTTTGTTATTACAACGCTTACATGATTTAGCACAACAAGATATTTGGGTTTTAATTGAAAAAAGCTCAGTTATTGAAAGTAAATTAAGTAAACACAATTATTCAGCTAATGTTCAAGATGTAGATAAAAATATTTTGGCAGGTTCAGAAAGCATTAAAAAGCCAAAATCATCAGCAAAAAAATTAATAGATTTAACCAAAATAGAAGCTTACAATACAGAGGAGCTATGGTAA
- a CDS encoding TniQ family protein: MMTNMAVNDELWLKDPEFTPSPSRLFHLEPIGLGTCYVESLTSYVARLAAAHSVLPGTLLAREIKPIVGHNHTTNPLNSKSIVSLYGQASVKALNGTQIGAKQLVFALEILTKRTDLQFLTMLPWAKVFPVLGLLKHSHAWCPYCYQDWLNNQQVIYSPLLWALKPANICPIHYRFLESKCPHCDLEFLHLWHNSRPGFCLKCGGWLGMNYEVSLPDKRLFEEIPNLQQEIWIVKTLGDLIAQAPEFPCPPPRETIKTILEAYVYQYTQGNVSAFGRWLGLSRYEILHWYSGVAIPNLDKLLKICYALSTNLVDFLQLKILPLTLKQLVSLPAPKQKKLSSQSALVTSNSSPKCERVIQAMQLAQEEEPPPSLTQLAVRLGFKTPSSLTACSKSLSASLATRYSEYQQQLRFLHIRDILELALFSDEYPPPSLRKIAKRTGIGLATFYHYCPIVCHAISLRYKDYRKFVHKLAIEQGCREVRQLASVLHAQGITPTAKNLRKFMPHPSLLWQAEVIDVLRQIRLDLSQ; encoded by the coding sequence ATGATGACTAACATGGCGGTTAACGATGAATTGTGGCTCAAAGACCCAGAATTTACTCCCAGTCCTAGCCGGTTGTTTCATCTGGAACCGATTGGACTTGGTACTTGTTATGTTGAAAGTCTGACTAGCTATGTTGCTCGTCTAGCCGCAGCTCATAGCGTATTGCCTGGAACTTTATTGGCTAGAGAGATAAAACCAATAGTTGGGCATAACCATACTACCAATCCCTTGAATTCTAAAAGTATCGTAAGTTTGTATGGACAAGCTTCTGTAAAAGCTTTAAACGGAACACAAATTGGAGCTAAACAACTGGTTTTTGCTCTAGAAATATTGACAAAACGTACTGACTTACAGTTTTTGACAATGCTACCTTGGGCAAAAGTCTTCCCAGTTTTGGGATTGCTCAAGCATTCTCATGCTTGGTGTCCTTATTGCTATCAAGACTGGTTAAATAATCAACAAGTCATTTATTCACCTCTGCTGTGGGCTTTGAAACCAGCTAACATTTGTCCCATCCATTATCGATTTTTAGAATCAAAATGTCCTCACTGTGACCTTGAATTTTTACACCTGTGGCATAACTCACGACCTGGATTTTGTCTGAAATGTGGTGGTTGGTTGGGGATGAACTATGAAGTATCTTTGCCAGATAAGAGATTGTTCGAGGAGATACCCAATTTACAGCAAGAGATTTGGATAGTTAAGACTTTAGGAGATTTAATTGCTCAAGCTCCTGAATTTCCTTGTCCACCTCCAAGAGAGACTATTAAAACAATCCTAGAAGCTTACGTCTATCAATATACTCAAGGTAATGTTTCCGCTTTTGGTCGTTGGCTTGGGTTATCGAGATATGAAATTCTACATTGGTATTCAGGTGTAGCCATCCCAAATTTAGATAAACTTTTGAAAATCTGCTACGCCTTATCAACTAATCTTGTCGATTTTCTTCAACTTAAAATACTACCTCTTACTCTTAAGCAGCTAGTTTCTCTACCTGCTCCTAAACAGAAAAAATTATCATCACAGTCTGCTTTAGTTACTTCAAATAGTAGTCCTAAGTGCGAACGAGTTATTCAGGCGATGCAACTAGCTCAAGAAGAAGAACCACCTCCTTCTTTAACTCAATTAGCTGTTCGTTTAGGATTCAAAACTCCTAGTAGTTTAACTGCTTGCTCAAAATCTTTATCAGCATCTTTGGCTACTAGATATAGTGAATATCAACAGCAGCTAAGATTTTTACACATCAGAGACATACTTGAATTAGCTTTGTTTAGCGACGAGTATCCACCACCTTCTCTAAGAAAAATAGCTAAGAGAACTGGTATTGGTTTGGCTACTTTCTACCACTATTGCCCTATTGTGTGCCATGCTATTTCTTTACGCTATAAAGATTACCGCAAATTCGTCCATAAACTAGCTATTGAGCAAGGCTGTCGAGAAGTACGCCAACTCGCTTCAGTACTTCATGCACAAGGCATTACCCCTACTGCTAAAAATCTCAGAAAATTTATGCCTCATCCCTCTTTGCTGTGGCAGGCTGAGGTAATTGATGTTTTAAGGCAGATAAGACTGGATCTTTCACAGTAA
- a CDS encoding toll/interleukin-1 receptor domain-containing protein codes for MFVFIVTYDNFLKLRPSKLAELAEDEKILIPVKRVLQIISYTEEKEYYRIILKNSINGKDTWFVRKEHIEISDYLTYYYENAYIGSTVAVNNIESYANFRSSDFGGIEVEEEVIKQLKVQLQETPTIQERSLQPADITKDLVDCSVFSPASVTPNDMFLVQVFVHLPEQVESAKQNAQQFDPEAKQLGVRSLGVPIKRGSELTFNLSIPKLEVDDPIQNLSWNGRADSIQFGVTVPADITQKTVIGIVTASQNTIPLGHLKFKLSIIPSASSTSKEPQLVGEVARHYTKAFVSYSSKDRTEVLKRVQGLAVSGITVFQDILNLEPGDRWEQELYRNIDECDLFLLFWSTAAKESPWVLKEVLYALERQGSDGLRSPEIIPVIIEGPPLVPPPPELQDLHFNDKLLYLMATSK; via the coding sequence ATGTTTGTTTTTATAGTAACTTATGATAATTTCCTCAAACTTCGTCCAAGTAAGTTAGCGGAACTAGCTGAAGATGAAAAAATTCTGATTCCAGTCAAAAGGGTCTTACAGATTATTTCTTATACTGAAGAGAAAGAATATTACAGAATTATCTTGAAAAACTCTATCAATGGCAAAGATACATGGTTTGTCCGTAAGGAGCATATTGAGATATCTGATTATCTAACTTATTATTATGAGAATGCTTATATCGGCTCTACTGTTGCAGTTAATAATATCGAGTCTTATGCTAATTTTCGTTCTTCGGATTTTGGCGGTATCGAGGTTGAAGAAGAAGTTATTAAACAGTTAAAAGTGCAGCTACAAGAAACTCCAACTATTCAAGAACGATCTTTACAACCTGCCGATATAACTAAAGATTTGGTCGATTGTAGTGTGTTCAGTCCTGCTTCTGTAACTCCAAACGATATGTTTCTCGTCCAAGTCTTTGTTCATCTTCCTGAACAAGTTGAATCTGCCAAACAGAATGCTCAACAATTTGATCCTGAAGCTAAACAGTTAGGTGTGAGAAGTTTAGGAGTACCTATTAAACGGGGAAGTGAACTCACTTTTAACTTGTCAATTCCAAAACTAGAAGTGGACGATCCGATTCAAAATTTGAGTTGGAATGGTAGAGCAGATTCTATTCAATTTGGAGTAACGGTTCCTGCTGATATAACTCAGAAAACAGTCATTGGAATTGTTACTGCCAGCCAAAACACAATTCCTCTCGGTCATCTAAAATTCAAATTATCGATTATTCCGTCTGCGTCTTCTACATCAAAAGAGCCTCAATTAGTAGGAGAAGTTGCTCGACATTATACAAAAGCATTCGTCTCTTATTCTTCTAAAGATCGGACAGAAGTTCTTAAAAGGGTACAGGGACTTGCTGTAAGTGGCATTACAGTTTTTCAAGATATCCTTAATTTAGAACCTGGCGATCGCTGGGAGCAAGAACTTTATCGCAACATTGATGAGTGCGATCTCTTCTTACTATTTTGGTCTACTGCTGCGAAAGAATCGCCGTGGGTGCTTAAAGAAGTCTTGTATGCTCTTGAGCGACAAGGATCTGATGGATTACGTTCCCCCGAAATTATTCCTGTAATCATAGAAGGCCCACCACTTGTTCCTCCACCTCCTGAATTGCAGGATCTCCATTTTAATGACAAACTTCTTTACTTAATGGCGACATCTAAATAG
- a CDS encoding nucleoside deaminase — translation MDEFMEAAIQEAKQGREEGGIPIGSVLVKDGKILGRGHNKRVQDGDPVTHAEIDCLRNAGRVGSYRGTTLYSTLMPCYLCAGAVVQFGIKKVIVGESQTFPGAKEFMVSHGVEVIDLNLDDCEQMMSEFIETNPELWNEDIGN, via the coding sequence ATGGATGAGTTTATGGAAGCTGCGATTCAAGAAGCAAAACAAGGCAGAGAAGAAGGTGGAATTCCCATTGGTTCGGTTCTCGTCAAGGATGGCAAAATTCTCGGCAGAGGACACAATAAACGTGTACAAGATGGCGATCCTGTCACGCACGCGGAAATCGATTGTCTCCGCAATGCTGGAAGAGTTGGCAGCTACAGAGGCACTACACTCTATTCAACTTTAATGCCGTGTTACCTGTGCGCTGGGGCTGTGGTGCAATTTGGTATTAAAAAAGTCATCGTCGGAGAATCCCAAACTTTTCCTGGTGCTAAAGAATTTATGGTATCTCACGGTGTGGAAGTAATCGATCTTAATCTTGACGATTGCGAACAAATGATGAGTGAGTTTATTGAAACGAATCCCGAACTTTGGAATGAAGATATCGGTAATTAG
- a CDS encoding ATP-binding protein — MVKIQSHSFPEELLLQPNEIKTDYFKSITIPHQRLKQALDTLLINILEPADTLVFLVFGVTGVGKTTLRLRLENLLNYEFLPSLRQNPGQIAVAGIEAIPTEQGKFSYKDYYTRALESLQEVLIEYKIDYEIPHGEVKDLGLLNRAYRQDSPALRRAMEKAFRYRQVKAFTVDEAQHLFMMAGGHQMLQQMNWIKSIANLTGTVHILFGTYELLNCPTLNGQIGRRSEDIHLLPYQADNPEDIAEFIRVIRTFQRHIPLVQEPKLEQHYEYLFSGSVGCVGLLKNWLTRSLRVAYSEEARTLNSKHLKLGAFSASRINKIKEEAQQGFKRFQEESSFFERQYSTEHGIKMPAKNSLLKKGRVGQRKPKRDDVGVNSDDD; from the coding sequence ATGGTAAAAATTCAGTCGCACTCTTTTCCAGAAGAACTTCTCTTACAGCCGAACGAAATTAAAACTGATTATTTCAAAAGTATCACTATTCCACATCAAAGGCTCAAACAAGCCTTAGATACTTTATTAATTAATATTCTGGAGCCAGCTGACACTTTAGTATTTTTAGTTTTTGGTGTGACTGGTGTAGGAAAAACAACCTTACGCTTGCGTCTGGAAAATCTGCTAAATTACGAATTTCTCCCCTCATTACGCCAAAATCCTGGTCAAATTGCTGTTGCTGGTATTGAAGCTATTCCAACAGAACAAGGAAAGTTTAGCTATAAAGATTATTACACTCGCGCCCTAGAATCCCTTCAGGAAGTTTTGATTGAATACAAAATTGATTATGAAATTCCTCACGGTGAGGTAAAGGATTTGGGGTTGCTAAATCGGGCTTACCGCCAAGATTCGCCCGCATTACGCCGAGCAATGGAAAAAGCATTTCGTTATCGTCAGGTAAAAGCTTTTACTGTAGACGAGGCACAGCATTTATTTATGATGGCAGGCGGACACCAGATGTTACAGCAAATGAACTGGATTAAGTCTATTGCTAATCTTACTGGTACAGTACATATTTTATTTGGAACTTATGAACTGCTTAACTGTCCTACCTTGAATGGGCAAATAGGGCGGCGTAGCGAAGATATTCACCTGTTACCTTACCAAGCTGATAACCCAGAAGATATTGCTGAATTTATTAGAGTAATTAGAACTTTTCAACGCCACATTCCGCTTGTACAAGAACCAAAATTAGAACAACACTATGAGTATCTTTTTTCTGGCTCAGTTGGTTGTGTGGGGCTATTGAAGAATTGGTTAACTCGTTCTTTGAGAGTTGCCTATTCTGAAGAAGCTCGGACTCTTAATAGCAAACATCTTAAATTAGGTGCTTTTTCTGCATCTCGTATCAACAAAATTAAGGAAGAAGCACAACAGGGATTTAAACGCTTTCAAGAAGAATCCAGTTTTTTTGAGCGGCAATATTCAACAGAACATGGAATAAAAATGCCAGCCAAAAATTCCCTACTCAAAAAAGGTCGTGTTGGACAAAGAAAACCTAAAAGAGATGATGTAGGGGTAAATTCAGATGATGACTAA
- a CDS encoding dipeptide epimerase yields MQINVNLFTVNKRFPLTISRGTTAQTTNVWVKISHDGIEGWGEASPFGVGNHRQSTDTIKNALEQVVPLLQTFSPLQRQQIEQVLTQNQVPSAARAALDMAMHDWLGKRVGLPLWQLWGLDRNQIVPTSVTIGINSPEGARARARDWLQFTDVRLFKVKLGSPDGIDADKKMLLAVREEAPEPEFFVDANGGWSLEDAIAMCNWLAELGIKYVEQPLPRGEEKSLAKLKEHSPLPIFIDESCFTSSDIPDLANHVDGINIKLMKSGGLTEAMRMVHTARAYRLQVMFGCYSDSSLANTAALQLAPLADYLDLDSHLNLIDDPFTGALLKEGRVLLNDLPGLGVKHSASTT; encoded by the coding sequence ATGCAAATAAATGTAAATTTATTTACGGTAAATAAAAGATTTCCATTGACCATTAGTAGAGGTACAACGGCACAGACAACGAATGTATGGGTGAAGATTTCACATGATGGGATCGAAGGTTGGGGAGAAGCGTCGCCGTTTGGTGTGGGTAATCATCGGCAATCAACTGATACAATCAAAAATGCTTTAGAGCAAGTTGTGCCACTGTTACAAACATTCAGCCCTTTACAACGACAGCAAATTGAGCAAGTTTTAACACAAAACCAGGTTCCTTCTGCTGCTAGAGCAGCCTTGGATATGGCAATGCACGACTGGTTAGGTAAGCGCGTAGGATTACCTTTATGGCAACTTTGGGGACTCGATCGCAATCAAATAGTCCCAACTTCAGTCACAATTGGGATCAATTCGCCTGAAGGTGCTAGAGCCAGAGCGCGAGACTGGTTACAATTTACCGATGTCCGCCTTTTCAAGGTGAAGTTAGGTAGTCCAGATGGCATAGATGCAGATAAAAAAATGCTCTTAGCGGTGCGAGAAGAAGCACCAGAACCAGAGTTTTTCGTTGATGCTAACGGGGGTTGGAGTTTAGAAGATGCGATCGCAATGTGCAATTGGCTAGCTGAATTGGGTATAAAGTATGTAGAACAGCCATTGCCACGGGGCGAGGAAAAAAGTTTAGCAAAACTCAAAGAACACTCTCCCCTACCCATCTTTATTGATGAAAGTTGCTTCACAAGCTCTGATATTCCCGATTTGGCAAATCACGTGGATGGTATTAATATCAAACTGATGAAATCAGGGGGACTAACAGAAGCGATGCGAATGGTACATACAGCGCGAGCATATCGGTTGCAAGTAATGTTCGGTTGCTATTCTGATAGTTCCCTAGCTAATACAGCAGCATTACAGCTAGCGCCACTAGCTGATTATTTAGATTTAGACAGTCACCTCAACTTAATCGATGATCCCTTTACGGGTGCATTGCTAAAAGAAGGTAGAGTTTTGCTAAACGATTTACCAGGTTTGGGGGTAAAACACAGTGCGTCTACCACTTAA
- a CDS encoding DUF1611 domain-containing protein, whose translation MRLPLNQRVAILLHEGTTGAHGKTGLAILRYSEAPIVAVIDRECAGKSLTELTGIKRDVPIVASVAAALQYKPEVLVIGIAPSGGAIPDDYWLEIKDALEAGMSLVNGLHTPMANIPDLNALLKPGQLIWDVRKEPPNISVASGIARTLPCRRVLTVGTDMAIGKMSTSLQLHWASKLRGWRSKFLATGQTGVMLEGDGVALDAVRVDFAAGAVEQVVMRYGKNYDILHIEGQGSLLHPGSTATLPLIRGSQPTQLVLVHRAGQVHVRNHPHVIIPPLPEVIRLYETVASAGGAFASVPVVGIALNTAHLDESAAEESIAQITAETGLPCTDVVRFDANVLLDAVMKN comes from the coding sequence GTGCGTCTACCACTTAATCAACGAGTAGCTATCTTACTTCATGAGGGAACTACTGGGGCTCACGGCAAAACAGGACTCGCAATTTTACGTTACAGCGAAGCACCAATTGTAGCCGTCATCGATCGCGAATGTGCTGGCAAATCTCTGACAGAATTAACAGGTATCAAGCGTGATGTTCCAATTGTGGCATCGGTAGCCGCAGCCCTACAGTACAAGCCAGAAGTTTTGGTAATAGGCATTGCTCCAAGTGGTGGTGCCATCCCAGATGATTACTGGCTAGAAATCAAAGACGCTCTAGAAGCTGGGATGTCTTTGGTGAATGGTTTGCATACACCAATGGCAAATATACCGGACTTAAATGCACTGCTCAAACCAGGGCAACTAATTTGGGATGTTCGCAAAGAGCCGCCTAATATAAGTGTTGCTAGTGGAATAGCCCGCACGCTTCCGTGTCGGCGGGTATTGACAGTGGGAACCGATATGGCGATCGGTAAAATGTCAACTAGCCTACAGTTACATTGGGCATCAAAACTGCGGGGCTGGCGTTCTAAATTTCTCGCCACAGGTCAAACTGGGGTGATGTTAGAAGGTGATGGTGTGGCTTTAGATGCCGTGCGGGTAGACTTTGCTGCTGGTGCTGTGGAACAAGTAGTCATGCGCTACGGCAAAAACTATGACATCTTGCACATTGAAGGACAAGGTTCACTGCTACACCCTGGTTCAACGGCAACTCTACCCCTGATTCGTGGTTCCCAACCAACTCAACTGGTGTTAGTCCATCGGGCGGGACAAGTTCATGTCCGCAATCATCCCCATGTAATAATTCCACCTTTACCAGAGGTAATTCGTCTTTATGAAACCGTTGCTAGTGCAGGTGGCGCTTTTGCAAGTGTGCCTGTAGTGGGTATAGCGCTTAACACAGCACATTTAGATGAATCTGCAGCTGAGGAAAGCATCGCTCAAATAACAGCAGAAACCGGGCTACCTTGCACCGATGTAGTCCGCTTTGATGCCAATGTGCTTTTGGATGCAGTGATGAAGAATTAG
- a CDS encoding nucleoside hydrolase, producing MSKQLVLMDHDGGVDDYLATMLLLTMDRIELLGVVITPADCYIQPAVSATRKILDLMGFSHISVAESTVRGINPFPTLYRRDSFIVDHLPILNQRETITTPLVAETGQDFMIKVLREASDPVTLMVTGPLTTVAVALDKAPDIEAKIHKIVWMGGALNVGGNVEKSLEPGQDGSAEWNVYWDAVSAARVWETKIEIIMCPLDLTNNVPVTSELVQKMGRQRHYPISDLAGQCYALVIPQDYYFWDVLATAYLGHPEFYQLREWETEIITTGVSQGRTKVVSGGRKIYAMDKVDKDAFYTYILQQWAR from the coding sequence ATGTCAAAACAACTTGTATTAATGGATCACGATGGCGGTGTAGATGACTATCTGGCAACTATGCTGCTGTTGACGATGGATCGTATCGAACTCCTTGGTGTTGTCATCACTCCAGCAGATTGCTACATCCAACCGGCTGTTAGCGCCACACGTAAAATTCTCGATTTGATGGGATTTTCTCATATCTCGGTTGCAGAAAGCACTGTGCGCGGCATCAATCCATTTCCTACTCTCTATCGCCGTGATTCCTTTATCGTTGACCATCTCCCCATTCTCAATCAAAGGGAAACCATTACTACGCCTCTAGTTGCCGAAACAGGTCAAGATTTCATGATTAAGGTGTTGCGTGAGGCATCAGACCCCGTAACGTTGATGGTAACTGGGCCGTTGACCACCGTTGCAGTAGCTTTAGACAAAGCACCGGATATTGAAGCCAAAATTCACAAAATTGTGTGGATGGGAGGTGCTTTGAATGTCGGTGGCAATGTAGAAAAAAGTTTAGAACCTGGACAAGATGGTTCTGCCGAATGGAATGTTTATTGGGACGCGGTTTCAGCAGCGCGGGTATGGGAAACCAAAATTGAAATTATTATGTGTCCTTTGGATTTAACTAATAATGTTCCAGTCACATCAGAATTAGTGCAAAAAATGGGGCGACAACGCCACTATCCCATCTCTGATTTAGCCGGACAATGTTATGCGCTAGTTATTCCCCAAGATTATTATTTTTGGGATGTGCTGGCCACAGCTTATTTGGGACACCCAGAATTTTATCAATTGCGCGAATGGGAAACAGAAATTATCACTACTGGAGTCAGCCAGGGGCGGACTAAAGTAGTTTCTGGCGGTCGGAAAATTTATGCGATGGATAAAGTAGATAAAGACGCTTTTTATACTTATATCTTGCAGCAATGGGCAAGATAA